The genomic segment acacacacacacacacacacacacacacacacacacgtaaatgttGCAACTGCCAAATCTCGCTtgacacagagagggagaaacattCTGTTCCATAACGAGAATCAAAATTGGCTTAGATAAGTAAAATAGGCCTGTATAAGTACAATAGGCCTACACAAGTTGAATCCAGTATAAGTAAAACGTCTAATCCTCCTTCGTTCCCCTtgcatcccctctccttctcctctctctttttcctcttcgcgttttcttctcttttccttcctcgctctctcatctcatttccctctcctctcctctccttttcccttccctttgcttcccctcttctttctatcACCTCtcatcttccattctctttcttttccttcacctctcccttttctttagctctcttttctctcattcttgcttcctctcttctcttcctacttttccctctccctccttttttcctatcttccctttttctcccctttctcctctctcctcttcattctctattTTCTTGTCTCCtacgctctccctcttccttccccttcctcccttctcctctcctctccctcccttccctctcttcccctctcctcttcctttattgtctctttcaccccctcatccctccattccctctcctttcctgctctttcccctcccctttttctcccctctcaccccctccctctccctcttccttcccctccctccctttcctcccctctcaccccctcccctctcccttacccccctcattgaccctcttcttcccccccccacccagatCCAGAGCGGGCGGTTGCGGTGGGCGGCGAGCCTGTTGGTGCTGGCGGTGGGCGTGGCGGAGAGCACGGGCGTGGTGGACATGGAGGTGTGTCGCCACGGGTGCTCGGCCGTGCCCCAGGACCTGTGGCCGTACTGCTGCGAGTCGCACAACACGTGCTGCCAGGAGTTCGCCGACTCGTGCGTGGTGAGtgccgggaggggagggagggagggagggagggagggagggagggagggagggagggagggaggggagggagggagggagggagggaggagggagggagggaggaagggaggaagggagggtaaggaggaagggagggtgggagagaatgagggagggaggctaaggagggacggagggagggaatgaggaagggaggtaagtaggaagggagggaaggagggtgagcgggtaagggagggagagaggtgagtggGTAAGCCAACATtaaacgacaaagaaaaaaatgaataaaggaggaatgggaagatgcaggtctcgctctcttcctatttctatttagtttcattccttatttatcgatttattccTTATTTCTTGACAGTGTggacaacccccccacacaccgccTTTGCCCAGAAAGGAAAAACATTTGCCAACGAAGAAAccactgagggagggagggagggagggagggagaaagaatggagggaaagagaggagagaagtgggggaaggggaagaaagaggggagggaaagcataggaaagagaggaatgggaaaagagaggaggagataacggagaggagaggaaagaaggagagagaggcgagggaaggggatggaaaaggtggaacagaaaagaggaagggaaggagggggtgaaagagagaggggagggagagggagaggaaggaagaggggagggagcagagaaggggagaagagaaggaagggagtaaaggtgagaggggaagagaaagtctGTGAAGAACATAATTGTCATTAGCTAAGGATTTCTCACATTCACGAGGAGTAATATCATGGTCTTGCAAAGTATACCAATAAACTTAAAAGATTTATAACGAAATGAATAGTAAACGTTGATAATCAACCTAGTTTTGTGAAGCAAAAAGTGCGTGGAGATGTTATTACCTGTAGGCCATACTTGCTATTCGAAAATAGGATATTCTatctaaatagaataaatagcTGTTTCATATTCTCTTCTCGGTGAATGATCGAATCAATTTCCCTTCTTCCCAGCACGATTGCCTTCCCCGAGTGAACTCCGGGGACGTGAGCGTGGTGGAGGAGCGCCCCGGCCTCTGCTGCGCCCTCTACAACCTCTGCTGCTTCAGGGAGACGCCCCGAATCTCCCCCAAGAGGAAGAACGAGGGCCCGCCGCCCAGCATCCCCATCGTCCACCGGTTCAGCTTCCCGACCTCCACCAGCCACCAGAGGACGCACACATCCCCGGCCGTCGCCCCCGGCCCCGCCGCTCGGCCTCCGGCGCCCCGGGACGACCAGCCGCGGGAGCCGCCCAGGAAAACAAGCCCCAATCGCCCCCAACTGCCCAGGAAGTTGCCCGGCAGACCGAGGGACTCCGATGACGGCCAAGACGCACGACCCAACTTCGCGAGTGGCCCCAGGCGACCTCAGCTCCCCAGGAAACTTCCCTTCAGACCGGATGACTCCGCCGACGGTCCTCAATCCCCGAGGAAGTTCCCGAACAGACCACGCGACTCGGACAGACCTCAGCCGAACAGACCAAACAGCTCGGACAGACCCCAGTTCCTGAGAAAGACCGATTCAGACGAGCCACAGATATCCAACAGAGCCGAGGGACCTGGCCAGGAACCAGCCAGGAAGATCAAGGTTCGTCCTCGTCCCCAGCAGAGAAACGACGTAGAACCGGAGCGCGGCGAGGCCGAGGAACTGCCAGCTCCTGTGCAGACTGTCGAGCAAGAAGACAGACGAGGCCAGTCAGGTGCTGAAGAAATCAGCGTTGAACCAAGAGGGGAAACTGCCCCACTGCCAGTTCCTCCAGCGGTGGACAGGACGCCAAAGATCATCTCAGTGGAGGAGAGGCCAGCGCCACAGCAGGCGGAGGCAGTAGTGATCGAGCCAGAGGAGGAACTCGCGGTAGATGACTTTGTTCTCCTTCCAAACCCTCTCACTGAAGGCCAAGTTGCTGAGCCGGCAGAGGCCGTCACTCCCCCGCCAGCCAACTCCCCACTGGACATTCCCACTTACCTACCTATCGAAATCCCTCAGGATACAAGCGCCCCCACTTACCTTCCCCTGGACGCGGGGGACGTCTTCGAAGCCCCGCAACTTCCTCCAGAGGAATTCCAAGAAGCACCTGAGCCCAGCGAGGCCCCAGCAGGCAGCCCTCAACCCTTCCCGTCCTCTCTTCCGGAGCCCGAGGAGGCCCAGTCCCGTGGCCCCATCGACGTCCCCGCTCCTCCTGCCGCTGCCACGACAGGAAGAGGCACGAGGACCCGCGGGAGAGCAAGAGGCTCTTCGTCTCGAGGGGCGTCTGACAACGGCGGTGGCGCTGTAAGAACAAGGTCGAGATCGAGAAGTCAGGGCTGAGGGCCGTGAGCGCCGAAGCACGGAGATCGACTCAATGCCATCTGCTGCTAGGATTGTCCCAGGCTTCCTTGGCGACGCGTCCATCTTACAAATGttctgaaatgttacaaaaaagggtGTTACATACGgagtgtatatatgcaatattttgaTACTTTAGCACAGCATTTGTAGAAATCTGCTTGGCATTGTTATCGTGTAAATAATACATGCACATTGATAAAtctaaattgtgtatatatatgtatgacaagcTATTAGAGACTGTttgcttcattattgttatcgctcTCTTCCTTTCAAAGCTTGTTGCAAAACAGCGTCTTTCGATCTGCTGTTCTCGGAAGCGATGAAGAGTAAGAATTCTTGAACTGTACACATTTTACACATATTGCAACGTGActgaattcatgtttttttttgtcaaaggtaAATCGCTTCCAGCTCTTTGGCCTTTCCTTAATTCTTAATGTGCcaaattcatttactttttttttagtatataaaaatcAAGTCTAATGCATCCTCTT from the Penaeus monodon isolate SGIC_2016 chromosome 35, NSTDA_Pmon_1, whole genome shotgun sequence genome contains:
- the LOC119595150 gene encoding translation initiation factor IF-2-like; amino-acid sequence: MIQSGRLRWAASLLVLAVGVAESTGVVDMEVCRHGCSAVPQDLWPYCCESHNTCCQEFADSCVHDCLPRVNSGDVSVVEERPGLCCALYNLCCFRETPRISPKRKNEGPPPSIPIVHRFSFPTSTSHQRTHTSPAVAPGPAARPPAPRDDQPREPPRKTSPNRPQLPRKLPGRPRDSDDGQDARPNFASGPRRPQLPRKLPFRPDDSADGPQSPRKFPNRPRDSDRPQPNRPNSSDRPQFLRKTDSDEPQISNRAEGPGQEPARKIKVRPRPQQRNDVEPERGEAEELPAPVQTVEQEDRRGQSGAEEISVEPRGETAPLPVPPAVDRTPKIISVEERPAPQQAEAVVIEPEEELAVDDFVLLPNPLTEGQVAEPAEAVTPPPANSPLDIPTYLPIEIPQDTSAPTYLPLDAGDVFEAPQLPPEEFQEAPEPSEAPAGSPQPFPSSLPEPEEAQSRGPIDVPAPPAAATTGRGTRTRGRARGSSSRGASDNGGGAVRTRSRSRSQG